The sequence TGTTTTCCGGCGGTTGTATTGATCGAATATGCAACGTTACCCAGCGACAAGGTGACATGATCGCCGTATGACCGCTCGTTGAGACCGCCGACCACACCCGCATCAGTGGTCAACACATTCACGAAGGTCGTCGCTTCCTTCCCGAGGTCTGCCGAAAGCTGGAGGAAGCCACGGGTCTTCATGGTGACTGCATCCTCACGGCCAAATTCGTAGATGGTCGGGGGACGTTTGAGAATTTCTGATGTATACCCTGCCGGAGAAACAGTGCGGATGGTGAGAGTTTTGTCTGCCCGTGTGATTGAGGCGTCCTTGCCGCTGACTGTGATATCCTCTTTGCGCGGGGCATGGAATCGCAGATTTATCTCGCGCGCATCGCCTGCGCCGACAGCCTCGTCGATGAGAACGATCGTTCTCGGGGCGCAGTAGAGGATATTTCGCCGCAGGGTAGTCAGTTTCCCCCGGTAAATCGGATCGAGCCGTCCCGATACGAAAGCGCCGTCATCGAACGTCATAAAATCCGTCACGGAGGCGGCGTTCGTCCATGCGGGCACATCGTCAAGCAGGTCCCCGTGACGCTGGCTTTCGGGGTTCCTGTCGACGAGAATGCAATTGTGCCCCGCGGGTTGGATGACGAGCTTCTGGTACCATGGATCGTCATAATAATCGCTCCTGCCCACTTCGGTGAGGAAATTCTCGCCGCGATCGGAGAGATAGAACGCCCCCTGGTCGAAATGCTGATGGTTGAAAAAGGCCCCGCAGCGGAATACAACCATAAAATCCTCGTGCCCGAATCCGCTCCTTAAAACCGCCGTGCCCGTATCCCTGAACAGAACCGAAGTCGGAAGTCCCTCCGGCCCCTGTGAAGGGACACTGTCATCCATGAGCAGAAGATCGACATCGCTCCTGCCCGGAGCGAGGTCGTAGAGCCATTTCAGGCGGGGGTCGTGATACCTAGAGATGAGATAGGAAAAGACAGACATGCTGGACAGGCGGTCGACCGTATCCCCGTAATCGTACAGTTCCTTCGTCGACGAATCCATCTGATAGAGGAGAAATTTATATGATTGAGCGAGTTTTTCGGGGAACTTTATACCGAATGTGTTGTCGAGGGCGGGCAAGGCGACATTGATGCAGTGCATCGCATGGTTGAGATAGGAATACCCCTCGCCGTAATCGCCGTCCCTGTCGATCGACTGTATGAGGGCATTGAGCTTGAGGAGCATCCCGGTCATGTACGGCTCCATGTCCTCATCTTTGAAATCGTTCATGACCGCAAGCGCACAGAGCAGCCCGCCGCCGGTTACATCGCCGATCCAGTTCGAGGTGTTCGATGAAACCCTGTTGTCGCGGACATACTCCTTGAAAACCTCGGTGACTCCCTTCGAATAGAGCGCATCGGCTACCTCGCGGCGCTCCTCCGGGGTAAAACGGGCGCACACCATGTCGAATCCGATAGCCAGGTCCGCCAGCTTCTGTCCGACCGGCCAGTAGGTGAACTGCCCCTGGTTCAGAATATGGGGATGAACGAAGCTCGGCCATTTCGCCATCATGAGGAGCGCGCGGCAGGCGGCATCTCCCGCTTCGGCGTCCCCCGAAATACCGTATACGATTCCGTTCGCCCGGATATAGGTGGACGGTGTGCTGATGGCCTGGATATATCCGCCGTAAGTCGGCAGCCAGTATATATCGTCATAGGCATCGAGGTTGTACTTGAATTCTTCCGGCTTGCGGGCGCCCCGGGTTCTGCTTGCATTCTGCTGGAGGCTTTCCCATATCTCGCGCATTCGCCCGGAGGAAGCCTTGTCCAGTATCTTCGGGGCGTCGCCGGGTTTCATGAGCAGGCGCGGATTGGTTTTCGGCGCATCGGCGCGCCTGACGAGAAACACGAGGTCCGTCGAGATGGTATCGTCCTTCTTGTCCTTCGAGGATGCCTTGACCGTGACACGCCACATGCCCGATGTGATCCCGGTACCCGGTGTGAGCGGAATCGAAACCGACCAGTCGCTGTCCGTTTTCTTCATCCGGAAAGTGCCGGTAATTTCACCAGTAAGCGCCTGCGAGACTATGACCGCCGCCGAACCGACATTGAACGGCGGATTGCCGGAGATGGTAATCGACTCGCCCTCGGTGAAATGCTTCCCCGCTATGTATTCCGGCCACTCATCGAGCTTGTGAACGGCCGGGGAGCTGAATTTCCATGCGGATTCGCGCATACCGTTTATTTTGACATCATCGACTCCGAAACGGAGGAGGTTTTCCGGGTCGGCGTTGGGACAGAACGCCATAAAGGCAACCGCCGCAAGCTTCTGCATGCTCCCTCCGGAGATGACATCGCTCATTTTGATGGCGCAGTCACGCCAGGTCGACCGTGCACTGAACGAAATCGTCCGCTCGACCATGGTCCCGTCGGCAAATCCGAAGCGAACCCGGACGCCGCCGATATCGCGGTTACTCTTAATAAAGCACTTGAACGTCAGAACGCTCGATGCATCGACATACAGATCGAGTTTTTTCCTGACGCCGAACATAGTGTCGATTTCGAAATTCGGGGTGATTTCCCGGTAAAGGGCTCTGTTCTGGGCTTTTTTGTCAGCATAGAGAGGTTTTACCCATATGGTCGGATCGTATGCAGTGTCCTGGGAAGGAGGATAGGACGACCATGCGCCCACAGAACCGTTTTCGAAATCGAATACGTACGTATACGGTTCGAGAACCGGAGCTGCCAATACCGGCGTCATACCTGACAACATACACAGAACAACCAGCACAGCAATAACCATGCGTTTCATAGTACCTCCGTACAAGTTAAACAAGTGGTATACAATCAAACCTGTTTTTCCAGAATAACTACCGCTGCCGAAATGCCGCTGTCGTGGGTAATGGTGACAAAGGCACGGCTGACACCGATGCTGTCCGCAATCTTCCTGGCTTTCCCGCAAAAGACAATCTCAGGGCGGCCACCGTTCCCCGTGACGACCTCAACCGCTGTGAATCCGCCGCATTCGTCCCATCCCCTGCCGAGAGCCTTGAACGCGGCCTCTTTTACGGCGAACCGGGCTGCCAGGCTTTCGTATGCGTTTTTCTTCGAGCGGCAGTATTCCAGCTCGGTGCAGGTGAATACACGGCGTGTAAACCGTTCACCATAACGCTCTATTGCCGACCTGATGCGGTCGGCTCTCAGTATGTCAATTCCGATACCTGCTATCATATTTTTCTCCGGTCAGCATGAAATATAACCTCATACCGGTTTTTTGCAAGATGAACCTGCATGGCCACAAAGCCGTAACACCTTGACAGAAAATCTTTCTCAAAGTATCTTTTATACGTTATAAAATATACGTGCATTTTGTAAGTTGATAAATATAAAAGAACTATATAATATCACCCCGGAACATCACCCTTTCTGTCCATATGATTTTACCGATTTTCACTCTTTCCTGGCGCATAAAGGAAAAATTCCGGGCACGTTCCTGTTTTTCAGGCATTTCAATAACAGCACCGGAAGCAACGGCATGAATGAACATCCCCTGTATCCGATCTTTCTTCCGATCGGCGGAAGACCCTGTGTCATCGTGGGCGGTGGAGCGGTCGCCCTCAGAAAAGCCCGCGACCTCATCGAGACCGGAGCCGTGCTAACCGTGGTGGCGGAAAACCCGTCCGGCGGAATTACCGCTCTGTCGGAGCAGGGTATGTTCGTTCTGAAAACAAAACGGTTCGAGCCGGACGATATCGATGGCGCATTCCTCGTATTCGCCGCCACGGACGATGAGGATGTCAATGCCGCGATTGCCGAAGCTGCGCGACGGAAACGGATTCTTGTCAACGTCGTAGATACCCCGGCGCTCTGTGATTTCTATTCCGGCGCGGTGGTCAGACGCGGCCCGCTGCGTATCGCGATATCTACCGGCGGACTGTGTCCGGGGCTGGCGGGGCATATCCGCTGCGAACTCGAGAAGCTGTTTCCTGAACGGTATGGCGATTTTATCGAGGCGATGGGTGAAATTAGAACGTATATTATATCCTGCGCCGATCTGACAGCCGAACGGAAAAACACGGCGCTCTCGTGGCTGGTGCGGGATGAAACACGCGCACTCTTTTTTTTATCGGGGAAAGAAGCAGTATGGGAGGAATTAAAAAAAGTCATTTCTTCATGACCGGTATTTCCCACAAAACCGCCGAGGTGGAGCTGCGCGAGAAAGTATCGATCTCACCCGATTCGCTCGGTGCCGTTCTGAAGGGTTTGAAATCCATTCGGGGCGTCTCGGAATGCGTGGTGCTTTCCACCTGTAACAGGACCGAACTGTACACGGTGCTCAGCGAACCGGTAAAAAAGGTACGCGGTCTTATCGAGCGGTACATTCTTTCGGTGACCGGCCAGGAGCCATCCATGTTGGACAGATTCTACCGGTTCCAGGGGATGGAGGTCGTCGAACACCTCTTCATGGTGACATGCGGTCTCGACTCGATGATCATCGGCGAGCCGCAGATATTCGGACAGGTCAAAAACGCCTACTCGGCCGCATGCGACCACCTGTGCACGGGCCCGGTGTTCAACCGCCTCTTTCACCATACTTTCAGGGTCGGCAAGCTCGCACGGAATACCACATCGATCGGCGAGGGAGCCGTCTCGGTAAGCTATGCGGCGGTCGAACTCGCACGAAAGGTTTTCGGCACGCTCGACGGCCGTTCGGTTCTTCTCGTAGGCGCCGGTAAAATCGGCGAGCTCTGCGCGCGGCAGCTCGTCAATTCCGGTGTGGAACGGCTGTACGTCTCGAACAGGACGGCGCTGCGGGCTGCCGATCTCGCCGGCAGAGTCGCCGGGGAGACAATACCGTTCGACAAGATCGCCCCGATGAGTTCTTCGGTCGATATCATACTCTCGTCGGTCGCAAGCTGCAGTCCGGTCATGAAAACGAGCGATTTTCTGACATACATGCAAGCCCGCAAAAACTCGCCGCTCTTTATCATCGACCTCGGAGTACCCCGCAATGTCGAGCCCGATGCCTCGGACACCGACCGTATCGTTCTCTATAACATAGATGACCTCGAGGATGTCATTTTCGGCAACCGTGACAAACGTAAAAGCGAGGCCGAAAAAGCAAAAAAACTGATCGTTAAAGAGGTCGAAGAATTTCGCTCATGGCTTTCGGAACGCACCGTTATCCCGGTAATCCAGCGTCTCCGCGAGCGGTGCGAATCTATCCGCCAGGAAGAACTCGACAAGGTCAGAAACCGTATAAATCCGGAAGCTTTTAAAACGCTCGATCTTGTCACACGGCGTGTTGTGAGAAAAATTCTTCACAATCCCACCATAACCATGCGCGCCGCGGCATCGGAAAGCTCCCGGGAACGTCTCGTAAATTCCGTTCGCGAGCTCTTTATCGACGAAAAAAACGAATAAAATGTCCTGTCCAGCCATGAAGAGAATATCACTGGTACTCGGAACACGCGGAAGCACTCTTGCGCTTGCCCAGACGGAAACTGTCCGGGCGCGGCTCATGCTCATGTTTCCGGAACTGAAAATCGAAACGCGTATCATTAAAACCGAAGGGGATATCGATCGCACCTCTCCGCTTTCGGACTTCGGCGGCCGCGGAGCGTTTGTGCGGAGTATAGAGAACGCCCTGCTCCTGCATAAGATTGACGCTGCTGTGCACAGCCTCAAGGACCTGCCGTCGAAACTTCCCGAAGGGCTCGTGCTCGGCGCGGCGCCTGAAAGGGCGGATTACCGCGATGTCCTGGTCTCTCCGGTCGGTCATACGCTCAAAACGCTTCCCTCCGGAAGTGTCATCGCCACTGGCAGTATCAGGCGGAGGGTTCAGATTCGGGCTGTCCGCCCCGATGTCGTTTTTGCCGATATTCGGGGAAATATCGAAACACGGCTGAAAAAACCCGGCCATGAATCCGTCGATGCGGTCGTGCTTGCAGCCGCGGGACTCGAACGTCTCGGGCTTTCTTCGGCGGTCACGGAGTATCTGGACACCGAAACCGTCCTGCCCGCGCCGTGCCAGGGTGCGCTCGGCCTGGAATGCAGAGCGGATGACCCCGATGTCCTGTCGCTCCTGAATGCAATTGATGACCGCGATGTCCGCGCCTGCGTGGAGACCGAGCGGGCGTTTATCGAAACCCTCGGCATGGGTTGCCATATGCCGGTGGGCGCGCTTGCCCGTTTCGAGGGCAGGGAGATTGTCTTCAGCGGTTTCGTCTCTCCCGCCGGACACGGGGATATGATGAGGGAA is a genomic window of bacterium containing:
- the hemA gene encoding glutamyl-tRNA reductase yields the protein MGGIKKSHFFMTGISHKTAEVELREKVSISPDSLGAVLKGLKSIRGVSECVVLSTCNRTELYTVLSEPVKKVRGLIERYILSVTGQEPSMLDRFYRFQGMEVVEHLFMVTCGLDSMIIGEPQIFGQVKNAYSAACDHLCTGPVFNRLFHHTFRVGKLARNTTSIGEGAVSVSYAAVELARKVFGTLDGRSVLLVGAGKIGELCARQLVNSGVERLYVSNRTALRAADLAGRVAGETIPFDKIAPMSSSVDIILSSVASCSPVMKTSDFLTYMQARKNSPLFIIDLGVPRNVEPDASDTDRIVLYNIDDLEDVIFGNRDKRKSEAEKAKKLIVKEVEEFRSWLSERTVIPVIQRLRERCESIRQEELDKVRNRINPEAFKTLDLVTRRVVRKILHNPTITMRAAASESSRERLVNSVRELFIDEKNE
- a CDS encoding heparinase II/III-family protein, with amino-acid sequence MKRMVIAVLVVLCMLSGMTPVLAAPVLEPYTYVFDFENGSVGAWSSYPPSQDTAYDPTIWVKPLYADKKAQNRALYREITPNFEIDTMFGVRKKLDLYVDASSVLTFKCFIKSNRDIGGVRVRFGFADGTMVERTISFSARSTWRDCAIKMSDVISGGSMQKLAAVAFMAFCPNADPENLLRFGVDDVKINGMRESAWKFSSPAVHKLDEWPEYIAGKHFTEGESITISGNPPFNVGSAAVIVSQALTGEITGTFRMKKTDSDWSVSIPLTPGTGITSGMWRVTVKASSKDKKDDTISTDLVFLVRRADAPKTNPRLLMKPGDAPKILDKASSGRMREIWESLQQNASRTRGARKPEEFKYNLDAYDDIYWLPTYGGYIQAISTPSTYIRANGIVYGISGDAEAGDAACRALLMMAKWPSFVHPHILNQGQFTYWPVGQKLADLAIGFDMVCARFTPEERREVADALYSKGVTEVFKEYVRDNRVSSNTSNWIGDVTGGGLLCALAVMNDFKDEDMEPYMTGMLLKLNALIQSIDRDGDYGEGYSYLNHAMHCINVALPALDNTFGIKFPEKLAQSYKFLLYQMDSSTKELYDYGDTVDRLSSMSVFSYLISRYHDPRLKWLYDLAPGRSDVDLLLMDDSVPSQGPEGLPTSVLFRDTGTAVLRSGFGHEDFMVVFRCGAFFNHQHFDQGAFYLSDRGENFLTEVGRSDYYDDPWYQKLVIQPAGHNCILVDRNPESQRHGDLLDDVPAWTNAASVTDFMTFDDGAFVSGRLDPIYRGKLTTLRRNILYCAPRTIVLIDEAVGAGDAREINLRFHAPRKEDITVSGKDASITRADKTLTIRTVSPAGYTSEILKRPPTIYEFGREDAVTMKTRGFLQLSADLGKEATTFVNVLTTDAGVVGGLNERSYGDHVTLSLGNVAYSINTTAGKQYSADGITTDALVYATLSDGFKAMRATKVVSGAGTLLSATAPVSVVVRPGRIVYAAPARTDVTLRLDAKPGQVRLDGKLTKDWNYDKKAGLKLKLSPGSGVIEIQ
- the hemC gene encoding hydroxymethylbilane synthase: MKRISLVLGTRGSTLALAQTETVRARLMLMFPELKIETRIIKTEGDIDRTSPLSDFGGRGAFVRSIENALLLHKIDAAVHSLKDLPSKLPEGLVLGAAPERADYRDVLVSPVGHTLKTLPSGSVIATGSIRRRVQIRAVRPDVVFADIRGNIETRLKKPGHESVDAVVLAAAGLERLGLSSAVTEYLDTETVLPAPCQGALGLECRADDPDVLSLLNAIDDRDVRACVETERAFIETLGMGCHMPVGALARFEGREIVFSGFVSPAGHGDMMRETIHATPEQAQTSAREMAGRLRRAVGNNGKK
- the acpS gene encoding holo-ACP synthase, translated to MIAGIGIDILRADRIRSAIERYGERFTRRVFTCTELEYCRSKKNAYESLAARFAVKEAAFKALGRGWDECGGFTAVEVVTGNGGRPEIVFCGKARKIADSIGVSRAFVTITHDSGISAAVVILEKQV
- a CDS encoding bifunctional precorrin-2 dehydrogenase/sirohydrochlorin ferrochelatase, whose protein sequence is MNEHPLYPIFLPIGGRPCVIVGGGAVALRKARDLIETGAVLTVVAENPSGGITALSEQGMFVLKTKRFEPDDIDGAFLVFAATDDEDVNAAIAEAARRKRILVNVVDTPALCDFYSGAVVRRGPLRIAISTGGLCPGLAGHIRCELEKLFPERYGDFIEAMGEIRTYIISCADLTAERKNTALSWLVRDETRALFFLSGKEAVWEELKKVISS